Proteins encoded by one window of Bacteroides intestinalis DSM 17393:
- a CDS encoding ArdC family protein yields MKSTFDKNAEKFVNLMVEKIESLSMNWQKPWFSKVNSKQNFLPQNLTGRTYSGGNAFLLYFLCEKYNYQTPVFLTFNQARNEGINVLKGAVAFPVYYTLFCAYHRQTNEKISYDEYNKLSEEEQKEYRLAAYTKYFQVFNLDQTNFAEKYPNRWDILKAKFSGEEQPQEEKEMYVNPILDEMNKNQNWVCPIQTVSSDSAFYSISNDSITLPLKSQFKDGESFYGTELHEMGHSTGVKNRLNRKGFYENDKFNYGREELVAELISALSGVYLGISVTVREENAAYLKSWCKAIKEEPKFLFTVLADAIKGSKFIAQHLNIRLDVEEVEEEKNTKVA; encoded by the coding sequence ATGAAATCTACTTTTGATAAAAATGCAGAGAAGTTTGTAAACCTTATGGTTGAAAAAATTGAAAGCTTGTCTATGAATTGGCAAAAACCTTGGTTCTCTAAAGTCAACTCTAAACAGAACTTTTTACCACAAAATTTAACAGGTCGTACTTATAGTGGTGGAAACGCTTTTTTACTTTATTTTTTGTGTGAAAAATATAATTATCAAACTCCTGTTTTTTTGACATTCAATCAAGCACGAAACGAAGGTATTAATGTTCTAAAAGGTGCTGTTGCTTTTCCTGTTTATTATACATTATTTTGTGCTTATCATCGTCAGACAAATGAAAAAATTTCATATGATGAATATAACAAATTATCAGAAGAAGAACAAAAAGAATACCGTTTAGCAGCTTATACAAAATATTTCCAAGTTTTTAATTTAGACCAAACAAACTTTGCGGAAAAATATCCCAATAGATGGGATATATTAAAGGCTAAATTTTCAGGAGAGGAACAGCCACAAGAAGAGAAAGAAATGTATGTAAATCCAATACTTGATGAAATGAATAAGAATCAAAATTGGGTATGTCCTATTCAAACGGTTTCTAGTGATAGTGCGTTTTATTCAATATCAAATGATAGCATTACTTTACCTTTAAAGAGCCAATTTAAGGACGGAGAAAGTTTTTATGGTACAGAATTACATGAAATGGGACATAGTACAGGTGTTAAAAATAGACTAAATCGAAAAGGATTTTATGAAAATGATAAATTCAATTATGGGCGTGAAGAACTTGTAGCAGAATTAATATCGGCTTTGTCTGGTGTATATTTGGGTATTTCTGTAACCGTCAGAGAAGAAAATGCGGCTTATTTAAAATCATGGTGCAAAGCAATAAAAGAAGAACCTAAATTTTTATTTACTGTATTGGCAGATGCTATTAAAGGTAGTAAATTCATAGCCCAGCATCTAAATATAAGGCTAGATGTGGAAGAAGTTGAAGAAGAGAAAAATACAAAGGTTGCTTAA